GTGAACCAGGAACCAGACGAGGCGGCCGAGCCGGGCACGCCTGAGCGCGAGACCGAAGCCCCTGCCGGCGGCGCCTCCCTGCGCCCGGGCATCCTGTTCGTCATGACCGGGGCGTCGGGCGTGGGCAAGGACACCATCAGGCGGGCGGCGGCCCCGTTCCTCGCCGACATGACCTACTCGATCTCCGCCACCACCCGCGCGCGCCGGCCCGGCGAGGTCGACGGCGTGCAGTACCACTTCGTGTCGCGCGGCGACTTCGAGCGGATGATCGACGACCAAGCGCTGCTCGAGTACGCCGACTACGTCGGTGATTACTACGGCACGCCGGAGGCGCCAGTGCGGCAGGCGTTGGCGGAAGGGCGCGACGTGCTGCTCGAGGTGGAGCTGGTCGGCGCCCGTCAGGTCAAGAGGCGCCTCCCGGAGGCCGTGATGCTCTTCATCGCGCCGCCGTCGCTGGCGGAGCTCGAGCGGCGGCTCCGCGGTCGCGGCACGGACAGCGAGGAGAAGATCCAGAAGCGACTCGCGCGGGCCAGGGAGGAGATCCGGGCCCTGCGCGAGTTCGACTACCTGGTCGTGAATGACGAGGTGGGGCGAGCCGTCGAGGAGTTCGAGGCCGTCATCCGCGCGGAACGCGCGCGCGCCAGACTCGTCACGGACGCGCGCCTCGCCGAGTTCCTGCGCGCCGGCCCGGCGGGTCGGACCTGACACCCCCGCCAGGGCGCGTCGCGGGTTAGAATCGACGGTCGACCGCGGGGCGCCCGCGTCGGGCGGGCCGTGAGCGGCCCAGCAGGGAGGGGCCGATGGCTCAAGAAGGGTACGACAAGCTTATCAACCTCACCGACTCGCGCTACCGCCTGTCGATGGTCGTGGCGTTGCGCGCGGCGCAACTGAAGATGGGCGTGCCCACCGTCCTCGAGCCCGGCACGCTGTCCAGCATGGAGAACAGCGTGACCGTCGCGATGAAGGAGCTCGAGACCGGCGCCGGCGTCGTCTGGGGCGACGATCTTCCGCCGCTCGACGAGGTCCGCCGCCTGGTCGAGGTCCGCAAGCCGGAGCCCGTGAACACCTTCGTCGGCACGCCGTTCGACGACGACGACGACTGACGCGCGCGTGACCGTGCCGGCGTCGGCGCGCGGCGGATCGCGGGCTCGCCGTTCCCGACCCGGATGCTAGGCTGATGCGCGATGGCGAGCAAGGAACACCGTCAGCGACTCATCGTCGAGCTGGTCGAGAACGAGTTCATCTCAACCCAGGCTGAGATCGCCGCCCGCCTCGCGCAGGGCGGCATCAACGTGACGCAGGCGACCATCAGCCGCGACGTGAGCGAGTTGCGCCTCGTCAGGGTGCCGTCTGGGCGCGGCAGGCACAGGTACAGCGCCACGCCGATGGTGATGCAAGACGACGTGGAGCGGGAGCTGCGCGACCGCTTCAGGTTGTTCGTGCGCGACCTCGACAGGGGCGAGAACATCATCGTGGTGAGCACCGACGAGGGGCACGCCTCCGGCGTCGCCTTCGTGATCGACAAGCTCGAGCGCGACGAGATCGTCGGGACCCTCGCGGGCCAGAACGCCATCCTCGTGGTGGCGCGCACGGTCGCCGCCGCCCAGGTGCTTCTCGAGGAGTTCGAACGGTTCCTCGAGTGACATCCGCGAGGCGCCGCACCTGAAAGTTCCGTAGGGGGCGTGCTAGCCTTAGCCGCACTGGAGGAACAGATGTCACGTCCGTCCCGCCGCCTGCTGCTTCCCTTGCTCATCGTGTTCGCCGCCGTCGCCGCGCCCCACGCGGCCGTCAGGGCGGCCGCCATGGCCGTGCACCCGTTCGACAGCGACGACCCGCTACTTGGCATGGCCGTCGCCGAAGAACTCGCCACCGCCTTCGCAGGCGTCGACCTGCTCCTCGGGCCCGAGGTGACGTCCGGCGCGGTGCCTCCCATCA
Above is a window of Trueperaceae bacterium DNA encoding:
- the gmk gene encoding guanylate kinase codes for the protein MTGASGVGKDTIRRAAAPFLADMTYSISATTRARRPGEVDGVQYHFVSRGDFERMIDDQALLEYADYVGDYYGTPEAPVRQALAEGRDVLLEVELVGARQVKRRLPEAVMLFIAPPSLAELERRLRGRGTDSEEKIQKRLARAREEIRALREFDYLVVNDEVGRAVEEFEAVIRAERARARLVTDARLAEFLRAGPAGRT
- a CDS encoding DNA-directed RNA polymerase subunit omega, yielding MAQEGYDKLINLTDSRYRLSMVVALRAAQLKMGVPTVLEPGTLSSMENSVTVAMKELETGAGVVWGDDLPPLDEVRRLVEVRKPEPVNTFVGTPFDDDDD
- the argR gene encoding arginine repressor, which codes for MASKEHRQRLIVELVENEFISTQAEIAARLAQGGINVTQATISRDVSELRLVRVPSGRGRHRYSATPMVMQDDVERELRDRFRLFVRDLDRGENIIVVSTDEGHASGVAFVIDKLERDEIVGTLAGQNAILVVARTVAAAQVLLEEFERFLE